Proteins encoded by one window of bacterium:
- a CDS encoding Lrp/AsnC ligand binding domain-containing protein: MNERLPMAETAFVLINLDRGTPAEVARLIRALPGVAQAHAVMGDYDVLAVIHADLTRDISALVDAHIRTIDGVAKIVTCVTVPT; this comes from the coding sequence ATGAACGAGCGGCTCCCCATGGCCGAGACCGCCTTTGTCCTCATCAACCTCGATCGCGGCACCCCCGCGGAAGTGGCCCGCCTGATCCGCGCGCTTCCGGGGGTGGCCCAGGCGCACGCGGTGATGGGCGACTACGACGTGCTGGCTGTGATTCACGCGGATCTCACGCGGGACATCTCCGCGCTCGTGGACGCGCACATCCGGACGATCGACGGCGTCGCGAAAATCGTGACCTGCGTCACCGTCCCCACGTAG
- a CDS encoding Gfo/Idh/MocA family oxidoreductase gives MGGPIRLGVVGLGQWGQHHVRIYHQLPGTVLAGVVDTAAREATNFARRYATVGSQDYRDLFARVDAVSLVVPTALHYEIARDFLEHDIHVLVEKPITTSVDEAAELVEIAERRGLVLLVGHVERFKPAVQRLRDLVTDPLFLQVRRVRPWNPRRIMDVGVVLDLMIHDLDIVLHLIRAPASRVSAVGAAIHGDDEDLAVAHLTLRNGCMASFVASRVSPVKAAELEITLPHGFIHLNYLSQQLTVRRDGTEQRLVVPAGEPLRAELTHFVQCVRGETAPLVSGEDGLRALEVALEILQTMTVITPRVTV, from the coding sequence ATGGGCGGACCGATCCGCCTCGGCGTCGTGGGCCTGGGCCAATGGGGCCAGCACCACGTGCGCATATACCATCAGTTGCCCGGCACGGTCCTGGCCGGGGTCGTCGACACCGCCGCCCGCGAGGCCACAAATTTCGCCCGACGCTACGCCACGGTGGGATCGCAGGACTACCGCGATTTGTTCGCCCGGGTGGACGCGGTCAGCCTCGTCGTCCCCACGGCGCTGCACTACGAGATCGCGCGCGACTTCCTGGAACACGACATTCACGTGCTCGTCGAGAAGCCGATCACGACCAGCGTCGACGAAGCGGCCGAGCTGGTGGAGATTGCGGAGCGCCGCGGCCTGGTGTTGCTCGTGGGACACGTGGAGCGGTTCAAGCCGGCCGTCCAGCGCCTGCGTGATCTCGTCACGGATCCCCTGTTCCTCCAAGTCCGGCGCGTCCGGCCCTGGAATCCTCGACGGATCATGGATGTCGGCGTCGTGCTCGACCTCATGATCCATGACCTCGACATCGTCCTGCACCTGATACGCGCGCCCGCGTCACGCGTGAGCGCGGTCGGTGCCGCGATCCACGGGGACGACGAAGACCTGGCGGTGGCCCACCTGACGCTGCGCAACGGGTGCATGGCGAGCTTCGTCGCGAGCCGTGTCTCCCCCGTGAAGGCCGCGGAACTCGAGATCACGCTGCCCCACGGCTTCATCCATCTCAATTATCTGAGCCAGCAGCTCACCGTCCGGCGGGACGGGACGGAGCAACGGCTCGTCGTGCCCGCCGGGGAGCCGCTACGCGCGGAGCTGACGCACTTCGTCCAGTGCGTCCGGGGCGAGACGGCGCCCCTGGTGTCGGGGGAGGACGGCCTGCGGGCGCTCGAGGTCGCGCTGGAGATCCTGCAGACGATGACGGTCATCACGCCGCGCGTCACGGTATAA